From the Desulfosarcina sp. BuS5 genome, one window contains:
- a CDS encoding TIGR04076 family protein — MSVSYPKIGNKVVAKVIETKSSCTIGMKVGDEFELSLHKCGEFCGYFYHNILGWVKTLQFGGTFPFGEDPDVQIWECPNSKNRVKIELRRIKE; from the coding sequence ATGTCAGTATCGTATCCAAAAATCGGCAACAAAGTGGTAGCCAAGGTCATTGAAACAAAAAGTAGCTGTACTATTGGAATGAAGGTTGGAGATGAATTTGAATTGAGCCTTCATAAATGTGGTGAATTTTGCGGGTATTTCTATCACAATATTTTGGGGTGGGTGAAAACCTTGCAGTTTGGAGGCACTTTTCCCTTTGGTGAGGATCCTGATGTTCAAATATGGGAATGCCCTAATTCAAAGAATCGAGTCAAAATTGAGCTCAGGAGGATCAAAGAGTAA
- a CDS encoding sugar phosphate isomerase/epimerase family protein — MRPKLVLCNFLNDINELKEFAMVHGFSGIDWSFDLDNLPKTPEEESAWVKKMSFFHPLEIRFHCPFNRMDFGHSDYAKSKAAIDVFSSIIRLVAKADFDHVTVHIGLGHNSTQLLSWKDTIVNLRQIVQLGAKQGVKICLENLAWGWTSKPNLFEKLIRKTGAFVTCDIGHAHACESVCTQQYAVSDFIAPHSGNILNAHIYHTELAGVGHVPPEQINDIRHRLDLLQDAGCRWWVIEIREPDGLLQTKKLIDGYLADQGV, encoded by the coding sequence GTGAGGCCTAAACTTGTTTTATGCAATTTTTTAAATGATATTAATGAACTTAAGGAATTCGCCATGGTTCATGGTTTTTCAGGGATAGACTGGTCTTTTGATCTGGATAACCTCCCCAAAACCCCGGAGGAAGAGTCAGCGTGGGTAAAAAAAATGTCATTTTTTCATCCCCTTGAAATTCGTTTTCACTGTCCATTCAACCGGATGGACTTCGGGCATAGCGACTATGCAAAGTCAAAAGCAGCTATTGATGTTTTCAGTAGCATAATTCGTCTTGTCGCAAAAGCTGATTTTGATCATGTAACGGTTCATATAGGGCTTGGGCATAATTCCACACAACTTCTTTCCTGGAAAGATACCATCGTTAATCTAAGACAAATAGTTCAACTTGGAGCAAAACAAGGGGTCAAGATCTGTCTTGAAAATCTTGCCTGGGGATGGACAAGCAAGCCCAACTTGTTTGAAAAACTTATCCGCAAAACCGGAGCTTTTGTAACATGCGATATAGGCCATGCGCATGCTTGTGAATCCGTATGCACCCAGCAGTATGCTGTTAGCGATTTTATCGCTCCCCATTCCGGCAATATTTTAAACGCACACATATACCACACTGAATTGGCAGGAGTCGGGCATGTGCCCCCTGAACAGATCAATGATATCAGACATCGTCTCGATCTCCTGCAAGATGCAGGATGCAGATGGTGGGTCATAGAAATAAGGGAGCCTGATGGCCTGCTTCAAACAAAAAAGCTGATCGACGGATATCTGGCGGATCAGGGTGTGTAA
- a CDS encoding nicotinate-nucleotide adenylyltransferase, producing the protein MQKIEYKTGVIHGRFQILHNDHIKYLLAGKKMCRHLVVGITNPDPFLTRQEDADPNRNAPQANPLTYYERYVMVGSALEEAGVSPREFSIVPFPISLPELYKYYVPMDAVFFLSIYDEWGKKKLNMFKAQGLEINLLWEVPPEKKGISASDVRAGIKNGEPWEHLVPPSVSELIKKWNIVARLKA; encoded by the coding sequence ATGCAAAAAATAGAGTATAAAACAGGCGTAATTCATGGCAGGTTTCAGATCCTGCACAATGATCATATAAAATATCTTCTGGCAGGAAAAAAAATGTGCAGACATCTTGTGGTGGGAATAACGAACCCTGACCCGTTTTTAACCAGACAGGAAGATGCAGATCCAAACAGAAATGCTCCCCAGGCAAACCCTTTAACCTATTATGAACGCTATGTTATGGTAGGCTCAGCTCTTGAGGAAGCAGGGGTAAGTCCCAGGGAATTTTCAATAGTACCCTTTCCGATCAGCCTCCCCGAGCTTTACAAATACTATGTGCCCATGGATGCTGTATTTTTTCTTTCAATATATGATGAATGGGGCAAAAAAAAATTAAACATGTTTAAGGCACAGGGACTTGAAATCAATCTGCTGTGGGAAGTTCCTCCTGAAAAAAAAGGAATCAGCGCAAGTGATGTCAGGGCAGGCATAAAAAATGGAGAGCCCTGGGAACATTTGGTTCCTCCGAGTGTCTCGGAGCTCATAAAAAAATGGAATATTGTGGCCAGACTAAAAGCCTAA
- a CDS encoding DEAD/DEAH box helicase: MFDSLLLQLPNTFRAFYGAFESLYSIQKDAVLPILSGQDLVLQAATGSGKSEAVLAPCLERVISSGRKTAVLYIIPTRALAMDLKRRFESVITERLGLNLAIRTGDIKRAGGKRPDIMFTTPESLDVMLGSANAVFKGFLFRVGTVIIDEVHPLIHQYRGRHLVYLFTRLERRTGRVLQKIAMSATIARVGAVIDFFDFSVNTERIITNVKRKIVARLLHIKQEKSEIPALLNDLYDTWQYRKVLVFVNSRAACDRLFGIVNKTGRFQGVSELHYSNLKPLERKMAEKKFRRRPHALCIATSTLELGIDVGDVDAVLLYEPPCSVSAFLQRIGRANRREDRINFWGLCCGERSGDQVVRFLALLELSRKGMIESPSDKRLPSVLSQQVISCLYEKKRITLSSLQSLFPDRHEILPFLFESLEKKRWLKKSKINGLLGGGWQYRNHLFDYKIWGNFPEAEEEYILEVSEKAIADIPQSIVSQMEVGDRVYIAGRRLRILKIDTGERKRVLARPSKSRDEKQLAWIGMGAHISYEVTKAMGNILKTGKIEDKNCLFARTKKLFRRELKQGKKKVVLENGIEVVPGKKASFRYRTFIGSAGNLVLEWSIRENLKDDELFITSDEIGLECSDWLSFEDIRLPVNQEEFQTWVKKHFKILRSLIPLNLFCKTLPRDLLIQELTDFFFDHRVARTFAHYLDSTSKIISGDKANLLLEASVQGEPENYNQETYNQKPWAIDIMPGDSLLEMEKDKIRQDGVEKALNFFHAEQGRQPCLNIKNAVTLTATMVSDYFFHAQCQRRFCFKFLGLDSLIQTGGSSNHDKFRTFLMNQGIIHEEQVLGDLKKQGATIISMKTTESQDLCFKAFIEQIDRLIPKIISHNPANDSYGTKPVFLSQCLLKVDDLYQENLNQDGLDMNGIGVPDLLILSAKKINGIKKAVIEVGDIKSSTSPRFHHKWQVAFYAWLLEKIIKFHDISARVAGTGFLIIRSPEKNRQYEKHRFDLKAYLAAFPMLFQTIQFFCSQPASAADHRLQSHCISCDWYPACYQNALENEDIQFLPGLTVGELLKLRKMGCAAIAQTHAALEKISPKNYRAEDPEGRETGFTLEQKKQVLWRCAAFLENRIFLIKKKTRLFPSNISRVFFIHLTKDPLTGLPCALGLQVIDPIDFLGTPIESHVWIMGNEQERKEAWHKFAGLLSNLWEKSIFNNKCPHIFHFGSGSRLDLLQWGEAEQGKEPRFLWQTQPSPWTDLRRVFKAHFYMPAPGVVSLFTLGHLFGCNAEVGHPETLFHNHGAGGPELAKLELAGFKSMVKSSLSIMIELYAKACLYLESQWVQEWDSSLEKDPRVLPYLGFIKEEQRLQENDILTLQELTLQERMLRFRAIGYLSFLHTRLDHEGRFLYILKTSDRTCPSKFRKGDFLKLTPHGIFDIQNGFPVIMAEYDMEAGEISLLSRSGKIHLSRNLLYSIEEDISDWNQAKLIHVATTLFTATHSTEGRPHSLQQLLAGESLGRQSYDSLTWLKKWLTRNNTGLNPSQQSALALPFQYRSSMIQGPPGTGKTHLLGWILIALIMQAHEAKMPLRIGVSALTHQAIDTVLKKVVLLVNQYLPDIFPGHCIKWGKASQPEKSPSEKIQPEKIQSEKIQSEKIDEKNSKLMEVEFRGDASDADDLLAKPWLILGATGYGFYNLFNSKNKDFPSALDWVIFDEASQVPVPQALLSLIYSKGNFLFLGDVNQLPPIVLGDYGEYPEEPAGLLLNRSIMANFLDIYPESHQETLNITYRMNKEICAFPGRTWYESMLHPAPSNAHARLALNKPLHNMVTINPELTHQYDKILDPAKPVVLILTDHQGCSRKSDMEAELMAALAHRLMAHGVPSDQMALISPHRAQNNAIIKRLGDKKMPEDLQLPLVDTIERVQGAERDVIIFGITSSDPDHLLSEFLNSPNRLNVAMTRAKTKLIVIGSSAFFSIIPDSESMLEKNRCFKQLLTHCQKQNAVFHFSSI, translated from the coding sequence GGGTGCTCCAGAAAATAGCCATGTCAGCCACTATTGCCCGAGTAGGTGCTGTTATTGATTTTTTTGATTTCAGTGTTAATACAGAGCGTATTATTACAAATGTGAAAAGAAAGATAGTTGCACGCCTGCTTCATATTAAACAGGAGAAATCCGAGATTCCGGCTCTGCTCAATGACCTGTATGATACCTGGCAGTATCGGAAAGTACTTGTTTTTGTCAACAGCCGGGCTGCCTGCGACAGGCTGTTTGGCATTGTCAATAAAACTGGAAGATTTCAAGGTGTTTCAGAATTACATTATTCCAATCTCAAGCCCCTGGAACGAAAAATGGCTGAAAAAAAGTTCCGCAGGAGACCTCATGCCCTGTGTATTGCCACCAGCACTCTTGAACTGGGCATTGATGTGGGGGATGTGGATGCAGTGCTTTTATATGAGCCCCCCTGTTCAGTATCAGCCTTTCTTCAACGCATTGGCAGGGCCAATCGTCGTGAAGACCGGATCAATTTCTGGGGACTTTGTTGCGGTGAACGTTCCGGAGATCAGGTGGTGCGTTTTCTTGCTCTCCTTGAGTTATCCCGTAAGGGAATGATTGAATCCCCATCCGACAAGAGACTGCCCAGTGTATTGAGTCAGCAGGTAATATCCTGCCTTTATGAAAAAAAAAGGATCACTCTTTCGTCCCTGCAATCTCTTTTCCCGGATCGGCATGAAATTTTGCCTTTTCTGTTTGAATCACTTGAAAAAAAACGATGGCTAAAAAAATCTAAAATAAATGGTCTCCTTGGAGGTGGCTGGCAATACCGCAACCACCTTTTTGATTATAAAATCTGGGGAAACTTTCCCGAAGCAGAAGAGGAATATATCCTGGAGGTATCTGAAAAAGCCATTGCAGATATTCCACAATCCATTGTTTCCCAGATGGAGGTGGGAGATAGAGTTTACATTGCCGGAAGGCGTCTCAGAATTTTAAAAATTGATACAGGCGAAAGAAAAAGAGTGCTGGCACGGCCTTCCAAAAGCCGGGACGAAAAGCAACTGGCCTGGATCGGTATGGGTGCCCATATTTCCTATGAAGTGACAAAGGCCATGGGCAATATCCTTAAAACAGGTAAAATTGAAGATAAAAACTGTCTCTTTGCCCGGACAAAAAAGCTTTTCCGCAGAGAGCTGAAACAGGGTAAAAAAAAAGTTGTTCTGGAAAATGGCATTGAGGTTGTACCTGGCAAAAAAGCTTCCTTTCGCTATCGTACATTCATAGGTTCCGCAGGTAACCTGGTGCTGGAGTGGAGTATCAGGGAAAATCTTAAGGATGATGAGCTGTTTATAACATCTGATGAGATCGGCCTGGAATGTTCAGACTGGCTCAGCTTTGAGGATATAAGGCTGCCGGTAAATCAGGAAGAGTTTCAAACCTGGGTCAAGAAACATTTTAAAATACTGCGCAGCCTTATCCCTTTGAATCTGTTTTGTAAGACTCTACCCAGAGATTTGCTTATACAGGAATTGACGGATTTTTTTTTTGACCACCGGGTGGCACGCACATTTGCCCATTATCTTGATAGCACATCAAAAATTATTTCAGGTGATAAGGCAAATCTTCTCCTTGAGGCTTCTGTTCAGGGTGAGCCGGAAAATTATAATCAGGAAACTTATAATCAGAAACCATGGGCCATTGATATTATGCCCGGGGATTCTTTATTGGAGATGGAAAAAGACAAAATCAGACAAGATGGAGTTGAAAAAGCGCTTAATTTTTTCCATGCAGAGCAAGGCAGGCAACCATGCCTTAATATAAAGAATGCTGTCACCCTCACCGCAACCATGGTCAGTGATTATTTTTTTCATGCACAATGTCAAAGGCGGTTTTGTTTTAAATTCCTCGGCCTGGATTCCCTGATTCAAACAGGGGGTTCTTCAAACCATGACAAGTTTAGAACTTTTTTAATGAACCAGGGAATCATCCATGAAGAACAGGTGCTGGGAGATCTGAAGAAACAAGGGGCAACTATCATCTCCATGAAAACTACAGAATCGCAGGATTTGTGCTTTAAAGCATTTATAGAACAGATTGACAGGTTGATTCCAAAGATCATATCCCATAATCCTGCCAATGATAGTTATGGCACAAAACCTGTTTTTCTTTCACAATGCCTGCTCAAGGTGGATGACCTGTACCAGGAGAATTTGAATCAGGACGGCTTGGATATGAACGGGATAGGGGTTCCTGATCTTCTTATCTTATCAGCAAAAAAAATTAATGGGATAAAAAAAGCTGTAATTGAAGTGGGAGATATCAAAAGCAGCACATCCCCGCGTTTTCATCATAAATGGCAGGTTGCATTTTATGCATGGCTTTTGGAAAAAATAATAAAGTTCCATGACATTTCAGCCAGGGTGGCAGGGACGGGATTTTTAATCATTCGCTCACCTGAAAAAAACAGACAATATGAAAAGCACAGGTTTGATCTTAAAGCTTATCTTGCTGCTTTTCCCATGCTTTTTCAAACCATTCAATTTTTTTGCTCCCAACCGGCATCTGCTGCGGATCACAGGCTCCAGTCCCATTGTATATCCTGTGACTGGTATCCAGCCTGCTATCAGAATGCCCTTGAAAATGAAGATATACAATTTTTACCAGGATTAACCGTGGGGGAATTATTAAAATTGCGTAAGATGGGATGCGCTGCCATTGCCCAAACCCACGCAGCCCTTGAAAAAATATCCCCTAAAAATTATAGGGCTGAAGATCCCGAAGGCAGGGAAACAGGCTTTACTTTAGAACAGAAAAAACAGGTTTTATGGCGTTGCGCAGCTTTTTTGGAAAATCGAATCTTCCTTATAAAAAAGAAGACCCGCCTTTTTCCTTCTAATATTTCACGGGTCTTTTTTATCCATCTGACAAAAGACCCTTTGACCGGACTTCCATGCGCTCTTGGATTACAGGTGATAGATCCAATTGATTTTTTGGGTACTCCGATTGAATCCCATGTGTGGATAATGGGAAACGAACAAGAACGAAAAGAAGCATGGCATAAATTTGCCGGGCTGCTTTCAAATTTATGGGAAAAAAGCATATTTAATAACAAATGTCCCCATATTTTTCATTTTGGTTCGGGATCCCGGCTGGATCTTCTTCAATGGGGAGAGGCCGAACAAGGAAAGGAACCCAGGTTTTTATGGCAGACCCAGCCCAGCCCGTGGACAGATTTGCGAAGGGTTTTTAAGGCTCATTTTTACATGCCCGCCCCTGGAGTTGTTTCTTTATTCACCCTGGGTCATCTGTTTGGGTGCAATGCTGAAGTTGGCCATCCCGAAACCCTGTTCCATAATCATGGGGCGGGTGGCCCGGAATTAGCCAAATTAGAATTAGCAGGGTTTAAATCAATGGTCAAATCCAGCCTGTCCATTATGATTGAACTATATGCAAAGGCATGCCTTTATCTGGAAAGTCAATGGGTACAGGAATGGGATTCAAGCCTGGAAAAAGACCCCAGAGTTTTGCCGTATCTGGGATTCATCAAAGAGGAGCAACGATTACAGGAGAATGATATATTAACACTCCAGGAACTAACACTTCAGGAAAGGATGCTGAGATTCAGGGCCATCGGGTACTTAAGCTTTCTCCATACAAGGCTGGATCATGAAGGACGTTTTCTTTATATCTTAAAAACATCCGATAGAACCTGCCCCTCAAAGTTTCGTAAAGGAGATTTTCTCAAGCTTACACCCCATGGTATTTTTGATATCCAAAATGGTTTTCCTGTTATCATGGCTGAATATGATATGGAGGCAGGAGAAATATCACTTCTTTCCAGATCCGGGAAAATACATTTAAGTAGAAATCTTTTATACTCCATAGAAGAGGATATCAGCGACTGGAACCAGGCAAAGCTGATCCATGTTGCAACAACTCTTTTTACAGCCACTCATTCTACAGAAGGCCGGCCCCATTCTTTGCAGCAACTGCTCGCAGGAGAATCTTTGGGCCGACAATCTTATGATTCATTGACCTGGCTGAAAAAATGGCTGACCCGCAATAATACCGGTCTGAACCCTTCCCAGCAATCTGCTTTGGCCCTCCCCTTCCAATACCGGAGCAGTATGATACAAGGCCCTCCCGGAACAGGCAAAACACATCTGCTCGGCTGGATTTTAATTGCCTTGATTATGCAGGCCCATGAAGCGAAAATGCCCCTTCGCATCGGCGTGAGCGCTTTGACCCATCAAGCCATTGATACAGTATTGAAAAAGGTAGTCTTGCTTGTGAATCAATATTTGCCGGACATTTTTCCTGGCCATTGCATAAAGTGGGGAAAGGCCAGCCAGCCTGAAAAAAGCCCGTCCGAAAAGATTCAGCCTGAAAAGATTCAGTCTGAAAAGATTCAGTCTGAAAAAATAGATGAAAAAAACAGCAAATTGATGGAGGTGGAATTCCGGGGTGATGCAAGCGATGCAGATGATCTCCTGGCCAAACCCTGGCTGATTCTGGGTGCCACAGGATATGGCTTTTATAATCTTTTTAACAGCAAAAACAAAGATTTTCCCTCGGCCCTTGACTGGGTTATTTTTGATGAAGCCTCCCAGGTGCCGGTGCCCCAGGCTCTGCTGAGCCTGATTTACAGCAAAGGTAATTTTCTGTTTCTGGGGGATGTCAATCAGTTGCCGCCCATCGTGCTGGGGGATTATGGGGAATATCCCGAAGAACCGGCCGGTCTGCTTTTGAACCGATCCATTATGGCAAATTTTCTGGATATATATCCTGAATCACACCAGGAGACACTTAATATTACCTATCGCATGAACAAGGAAATCTGTGCGTTCCCCGGCAGAACATGGTATGAAAGTATGCTGCACCCGGCGCCTTCCAATGCCCATGCCAGGCTTGCCCTGAATAAGCCTTTACATAATATGGTCACTATAAATCCTGAGTTAACGCATCAATATGACAAGATCCTTGACCCTGCAAAACCGGTTGTACTGATATTAACTGATCATCAGGGATGTTCCCGGAAATCAGATATGGAAGCAGAACTGATGGCCGCACTGGCCCACAGATTAATGGCACATGGAGTGCCGTCTGATCAAATGGCTTTGATTTCACCCCACAGAGCCCAAAACAATGCCATTATCAAAAGGCTTGGTGATAAAAAAATGCCGGAAGATTTACAACTTCCTCTTGTGGATACCATTGAACGTGTTCAGGGAGCAGAGCGGGATGTTATTATTTTTGGAATAACCTCATCTGACCCGGATCATCTGCTCAGTGAGTTTCTAAACAGCCCCAACCGCCTCAATGTAGCAATGACCAGGGCAAAAACCAAATTGATTGTCATTGGAAGTAGTGCCTTTTTTTCTATTATACCTGACTCGGAATCCATGTTGGAGAAAAACAGATGCTTTAAGCAATTGTTGACCCATTGCCAAAAACAGAATGCTGTTTTCCATTTTTCATCAATCTGA
- a CDS encoding alkaline phosphatase family protein: MLYFIINRDLKGFCVISRYIMQKNISKKCILILLDGIGDRSYRQFNHQTPLQAARTPVLDSLSKNSANGLYHAALIGQALPSENAHLLMFGYDITDFPGRGALEALGAGIDISNDDVAILSHFVSLREFGRHLTVEDNKPEVTAEETSEFIKTVSAYETGHVKISFVPTGGIRGIIILSGDVAPYITDSDPFITGMNMISVAPWLNYGNDNFSLNAASALNKYLAWVYQRLKDHPANRMRTDKGKMPINGIVTQRSGRLKKITPFQVRYGLKGLSIASGLVYWGISTFVGMDIEKVTDTKDPADDMAKRLALAHKRIKDGYEFVHVHTKVADEAAHTKDPAAKKAAIEAIDAGIGLEIESIKNDPDILLVVTADHSTPSSGPLIHSGESVPVMFYGTGVRRDNVSEFNEISAAPGVLGNLRGKELIYMILNHLDRSKLHGIMDTPVDQPYWPGVCEPFDNSIKCKK; the protein is encoded by the coding sequence ATGCTATATTTTATTATAAACAGGGATTTAAAGGGATTTTGTGTAATTTCTCGATACATAATGCAAAAGAATATTTCAAAAAAGTGTATTCTCATTCTCCTGGATGGAATAGGGGATCGTTCGTACAGGCAATTTAATCATCAAACACCTCTGCAGGCCGCTCGAACTCCTGTGCTCGATTCATTGTCAAAAAACAGTGCAAACGGTCTTTACCATGCTGCATTGATAGGCCAGGCTCTTCCCAGTGAAAACGCTCACCTTCTTATGTTTGGCTATGATATTACCGATTTTCCGGGCAGGGGGGCACTCGAAGCCCTGGGCGCAGGAATTGATATTTCCAATGATGATGTTGCCATACTATCTCATTTCGTCAGCTTAAGGGAGTTTGGCAGACACCTTACAGTAGAGGACAACAAACCTGAAGTAACGGCAGAGGAGACTTCAGAGTTTATAAAAACCGTATCTGCTTATGAAACAGGTCATGTGAAAATCAGTTTTGTGCCGACAGGAGGAATACGCGGAATAATTATCCTTTCCGGAGATGTGGCTCCTTATATTACTGATTCAGATCCATTTATAACCGGCATGAACATGATTTCAGTGGCGCCGTGGTTGAATTACGGAAATGATAATTTTTCATTAAACGCGGCTTCCGCACTTAATAAATATCTTGCATGGGTATATCAGCGTTTAAAAGATCATCCAGCAAACCGGATGCGTACAGATAAAGGGAAAATGCCGATTAACGGGATTGTAACCCAGCGGTCGGGACGGTTGAAAAAAATAACGCCTTTTCAAGTTCGTTACGGCTTAAAAGGACTCTCCATCGCGTCAGGATTGGTTTACTGGGGCATTAGCACCTTTGTAGGCATGGATATTGAAAAAGTTACAGATACAAAAGATCCTGCCGATGATATGGCAAAACGTTTAGCGCTGGCACATAAGAGGATAAAAGATGGATACGAATTTGTGCATGTGCATACAAAAGTTGCCGATGAAGCCGCCCATACTAAAGATCCCGCTGCAAAAAAAGCTGCAATTGAGGCCATAGACGCCGGGATAGGGTTGGAAATAGAATCTATTAAAAATGATCCTGATATTCTTCTGGTTGTAACTGCAGATCATTCAACACCAAGCTCCGGGCCACTTATCCATTCTGGTGAGTCGGTTCCTGTTATGTTTTACGGAACCGGGGTGAGGCGTGATAATGTCAGTGAATTTAATGAGATCAGTGCCGCCCCGGGAGTCTTGGGAAATTTACGGGGAAAGGAGCTTATTTATATGATTTTAAATCATCTTGATCGTTCAAAGCTCCATGGGATAATGGACACACCTGTCGATCAGCCCTACTGGCCTGGCGTATGTGAGCCCTTCGATAATAGTATCAAATGCAAAAAATAG